The following coding sequences lie in one Azoarcus sp. PA01 genomic window:
- a CDS encoding IS1182 family transposase, whose product MKRFIEGQCRTQSALLPESLDDFVAETNPVRVIDVFVDELDLRKLGFAGVDPAATGRPAYHPAALLKLYIYGYLNRIQSSRRLEREAQRNLELMWLIGRLTPDFKTIANFRKDNPKGIRGVCRQFVVLCRELGLFAEAVVAIDGSKFKAVNNRDRNFTSAKLQRRMEEIESSIERYLVEMDSADRQEPAVAQAKKERLQDKITTLKARMKELEAIGVQLENAPDKQVSLTDPDARSMKTRGTGIVGYNVQTAVETKNHLIVAHEVTNDGLDRDQLSKMGKQARKAMRVEYLTAIADRGYFKSEEILACHKAGVVPLVPKSTTSNAKAEGRFDRADFVYDRDNDEYVCPAGERLIWRFARVEARLTMNRYWSSSCPRCALKHQCTPSDYRRVSRWVHEEELEVMQARLDKAPDSMRIRRRTVEHPFGTLKAWMGATHFLTKGLERVRTEMSLHVLAYNLKRVMNLMGNEALMAAMRA is encoded by the coding sequence ATGAAACGATTCATCGAAGGACAGTGCCGGACACAGAGCGCATTACTACCCGAGAGTCTGGATGACTTTGTCGCCGAGACAAATCCGGTACGGGTGATCGACGTCTTCGTCGATGAGCTTGATCTGCGCAAGCTGGGCTTCGCTGGCGTCGATCCAGCGGCCACCGGACGCCCCGCCTACCATCCGGCCGCGCTCCTCAAACTCTACATCTACGGCTACCTGAACCGGATCCAGTCGAGTCGGCGCCTGGAGCGCGAAGCTCAGCGCAACCTGGAGTTGATGTGGCTCATCGGACGCCTGACGCCCGACTTCAAGACCATCGCCAACTTCCGCAAGGACAATCCGAAGGGCATCCGTGGCGTCTGTCGCCAGTTCGTCGTGCTGTGCCGCGAACTGGGACTGTTCGCCGAAGCGGTGGTCGCGATCGACGGCAGCAAATTCAAGGCAGTCAATAACCGCGATCGCAACTTCACCAGCGCCAAGCTGCAACGGCGCATGGAAGAGATCGAATCGAGCATCGAGCGCTACCTGGTCGAGATGGACAGCGCTGACCGGCAAGAGCCGGCTGTGGCCCAGGCGAAGAAGGAGCGACTGCAGGACAAGATTACGACGCTGAAGGCGCGAATGAAGGAACTCGAAGCGATCGGCGTGCAGCTCGAGAACGCGCCCGACAAGCAGGTTTCCCTCACGGATCCCGACGCCCGCTCGATGAAGACGCGGGGCACGGGCATCGTCGGCTACAACGTGCAGACGGCCGTCGAGACCAAGAACCACCTGATCGTCGCCCACGAGGTAACCAACGACGGGCTGGACCGAGATCAACTGAGCAAGATGGGCAAGCAGGCCCGCAAGGCGATGCGAGTGGAGTACCTCACGGCAATCGCCGATCGGGGCTATTTCAAGAGCGAGGAAATCCTCGCCTGCCACAAAGCCGGCGTCGTGCCGCTCGTTCCGAAAAGCACGACTTCCAACGCGAAAGCCGAGGGGCGGTTCGACCGGGCAGACTTCGTGTACGACCGTGACAACGACGAGTACGTCTGTCCAGCCGGCGAGCGCCTGATCTGGCGCTTTGCGCGAGTCGAGGCGAGGCTGACGATGAATCGCTACTGGAGCTCATCCTGCCCGCGATGTGCCCTCAAGCACCAATGCACCCCGAGTGACTATCGGCGTGTGAGCCGCTGGGTGCATGAGGAAGAGCTGGAGGTCATGCAGGCGCGGCTCGATAAAGCGCCGGACAGTATGCGTATCCGACGTCGGACGGTCGAACACCCCTTCGGCACCCTCAAGGCGTGGATGGGCGCGACCCACTTTCTGACCAAGGGCCTCGAACGCGTCCGAACGGAGATGAGTTTGCACGTTCTGGCGTACAACCTGAAGCGAGTAATGAATCTGATGGGAAACGAGGCACTGATGGCAGCGATGCGGGCCTGA
- a CDS encoding reverse transcriptase domain-containing protein, producing the protein MTATFDFIKADFGATLFPLKTNLLMAERHEAEISEYIYQKVLDEQNKADNFLPQQRVHATKPHGHLRRTLKLDPVAEYFLYDVCYRNRSIFRPEVSKTRRSFGYRFKDGAHVSVHSAYGEYKQCLIENDKAFSHKLQFDIAAYFNSLYHHDIAHWFAAAPAVSDVDSKAMGQFLREINAGRSVDFLPQGIYPSKMIGNEFLKLVDLAGQVKSSCLVRFMDDFTLFDEKPDVLRQDFVRIQQLLGQYGLNVNPGKTCYDKSVTGVEETLSKIHESLKEIVQEVHEIHGASSVDLVEIETEIESTLTADQVNALLALLKDEALEESDADLILSFLRAHSDSILEHIPALLGRFPNLSKHLYSVCGTISEKFDLADILLGYLKTETFFLEYQLFWLTCIVEDHLMGHGCYGQLLIKLYELSQDFKVARAKVLEIPEQGFGFKEIRSEYLKTGQSDWLSWASAMGSRSLKAAERNYVLDYFSKGSPMNFLIAGCVKKF; encoded by the coding sequence ATGACCGCGACTTTCGATTTCATCAAAGCAGATTTCGGGGCAACGCTCTTTCCGCTTAAGACGAATCTGCTCATGGCCGAGCGGCATGAAGCAGAGATCAGCGAATACATCTACCAGAAGGTCCTGGACGAGCAGAACAAAGCGGACAACTTCCTGCCGCAGCAGAGGGTGCACGCGACAAAGCCTCATGGACACCTTCGAAGGACGTTGAAGCTTGACCCCGTTGCAGAGTATTTTCTGTACGACGTGTGCTACCGGAACCGGTCGATCTTTCGGCCTGAAGTGAGCAAGACCCGGCGGAGTTTTGGCTACCGGTTCAAGGACGGTGCGCACGTGTCGGTGCACTCAGCATACGGAGAGTACAAGCAGTGCCTCATTGAAAATGATAAGGCCTTCTCACACAAGCTACAGTTCGACATAGCAGCTTACTTCAACAGCCTGTATCACCACGACATAGCGCATTGGTTCGCCGCCGCCCCGGCCGTCTCAGACGTAGACAGCAAGGCAATGGGTCAGTTTCTACGTGAGATCAACGCAGGAAGAAGTGTCGACTTTCTTCCGCAGGGCATTTATCCAAGCAAGATGATCGGCAACGAGTTCCTCAAACTCGTTGATCTTGCAGGTCAGGTGAAGTCATCCTGCTTGGTCCGATTCATGGACGACTTCACCTTGTTTGATGAAAAGCCGGACGTGCTTCGACAAGATTTCGTTCGCATCCAGCAACTTCTTGGGCAATACGGACTCAATGTGAACCCCGGAAAGACCTGCTACGACAAAAGCGTCACTGGAGTCGAAGAAACGCTCTCCAAGATTCATGAGTCATTGAAGGAGATCGTCCAGGAGGTTCACGAGATTCACGGGGCGTCATCTGTTGACCTGGTTGAGATCGAGACTGAGATCGAATCGACTTTGACTGCCGACCAAGTTAACGCCCTGTTAGCGTTGCTTAAGGACGAGGCGCTCGAAGAGTCGGATGCGGACCTAATACTGAGTTTTCTGCGCGCCCATAGCGACAGTATTCTTGAGCACATCCCTGCGTTGCTGGGGCGCTTTCCCAATCTCTCCAAGCATCTCTATTCGGTGTGCGGCACTATCTCTGAGAAGTTCGACTTGGCCGACATCCTGCTTGGGTACCTCAAGACCGAGACCTTCTTTCTTGAGTACCAGCTGTTCTGGCTCACGTGCATCGTCGAAGACCATCTTATGGGACACGGCTGCTACGGGCAGCTCCTCATCAAGCTCTATGAGCTGTCACAGGATTTCAAAGTAGCACGTGCGAAGGTGCTAGAGATTCCTGAGCAAGGCTTTGGGTTCAAAGAAATCCGAAGTGAGTACCTTAAGACTGGTCAGTCCGATTGGCTGTCGTGGGCGTCAGCTATGGGGTCGAGGTCACTCAAGGCCGCTGAGAGAAACTACGTCTTGGACTACTTTTCGAAGGGGTCCCCCATGAATTTCCTTATCGCTGGCTGCGTGAAGAAGTTTTGA